A genomic region of Bdellovibrio sp. GT3 contains the following coding sequences:
- the ettA gene encoding energy-dependent translational throttle protein EttA gives MSQEIIYTMKGVSKVYPPNRFVLKDIYLSYFYGAKIGVLGLNGSGKSTLLRIMAGVDKDFIGEAFPSKTMKVGYFEQEPHLDDNLTVKENIFAGMGELPKVMAEYNAINDKFADPDLDPDEMNKLIDKQGALQEKLDALGAWDVDQKIEIVMDALRCPDGDMGVTKLSGGEKRRVALARLIMSEPDILLLDEPTNHLDAESVAWLEQYLSKFPGTVIAVTHDRYFLDNVAGWILELDRGEGIPWKGNYTSWLEQKDKRTANEQKDQARKAKTLERELDWIRQGAKARQAKSKARISNYENLLKEASPEKIQEMSIYIPPGPRLGDIVVEAKGITKAYDHKVLLDDVSFTIPKGAIVGVIGPNGVGKSTLFRMITGKEAPDSGSFKVGETVKISYVDQTRETLNPDKTIFEELSGGADVIQLGTREIPSRQYVSWFNFSGSDQQKKVGQLSGGERNRVNMAKILKEGGNLLLLDEPTNDLDVNTMRALEEALLEFGGSVVVISHDRWFLDRVCTHIMAFEGDSKIEFYPGNFTEYEEDRKKRLGENAGPKRIRFKMV, from the coding sequence ATGTCTCAAGAGATTATCTACACAATGAAAGGTGTAAGTAAAGTATATCCTCCAAATCGTTTCGTTTTGAAGGACATTTACCTTTCTTACTTCTACGGAGCAAAAATCGGTGTTCTAGGTCTGAATGGTTCTGGTAAATCCACTTTGCTTAGAATTATGGCAGGCGTGGATAAGGATTTCATCGGTGAAGCCTTCCCATCCAAAACAATGAAAGTGGGCTACTTCGAGCAAGAGCCGCACTTGGATGATAATCTGACTGTGAAAGAAAACATCTTTGCGGGCATGGGCGAGTTGCCAAAAGTAATGGCAGAGTACAACGCTATCAACGACAAGTTCGCAGATCCTGATTTGGATCCGGATGAGATGAATAAACTTATCGACAAACAAGGTGCCCTTCAGGAAAAATTGGACGCTTTGGGGGCTTGGGATGTCGATCAAAAGATCGAAATCGTCATGGATGCTCTTCGTTGTCCAGATGGCGACATGGGTGTGACCAAGCTTTCCGGTGGTGAGAAACGCCGTGTGGCTTTGGCTCGTTTGATCATGTCTGAGCCGGATATCCTGCTTCTGGATGAGCCAACGAATCACTTGGATGCTGAATCCGTTGCGTGGCTTGAACAATATCTTTCAAAATTCCCAGGCACAGTTATCGCCGTAACGCATGACCGTTATTTCCTTGATAACGTTGCTGGTTGGATTCTGGAATTGGATCGTGGTGAGGGGATTCCTTGGAAAGGGAACTACACTTCTTGGCTTGAACAAAAAGACAAGCGCACTGCGAATGAACAAAAGGATCAGGCTCGCAAAGCTAAAACTCTTGAAAGAGAGTTGGACTGGATTCGTCAGGGGGCTAAGGCTCGTCAGGCTAAATCCAAAGCACGTATTTCCAACTACGAAAACCTGTTGAAAGAGGCGTCTCCAGAGAAAATCCAAGAGATGTCCATCTATATCCCACCAGGGCCTCGTTTGGGTGATATCGTGGTTGAAGCCAAAGGCATCACGAAGGCTTACGATCACAAAGTTTTGTTGGATGACGTAAGCTTCACGATTCCTAAGGGTGCGATCGTGGGTGTTATCGGACCGAATGGTGTCGGTAAATCCACTTTATTCCGTATGATCACGGGTAAAGAAGCCCCGGATTCTGGATCATTCAAAGTCGGTGAGACGGTTAAGATTTCTTACGTGGATCAAACTCGTGAAACTTTGAACCCCGATAAAACCATCTTTGAAGAGCTTTCTGGTGGCGCTGATGTGATCCAATTGGGAACACGTGAAATTCCATCTCGTCAGTATGTTTCCTGGTTCAACTTCTCCGGTTCTGACCAACAAAAGAAAGTGGGTCAATTGTCGGGTGGTGAGCGCAACCGCGTGAACATGGCCAAAATCCTGAAAGAGGGCGGAAACCTTTTGCTTCTGGATGAGCCGACGAATGATTTGGACGTCAATACTATGCGTGCTCTTGAGGAAGCTCTTCTGGAGTTCGGTGGATCTGTTGTGGTGATTTCGCATGATCGCTGGTTTTTGGATCGTGTTTGTACCCACATTATGGCGTTCGAAGGGGATTCAAAAATTGAATTCTATCCTGGAAACTTCACAGAATACGAAGAAGACCGCAAAAAACGCCTTGGCGAAAACGCAGGTCCGAAACGTATCCGCTTTAAAATGGTTTAG
- a CDS encoding sensor histidine kinase: MNQNFSVVDHRKRLLYMQIMYAFGAFMSVFYTFRFAGAFKSPEYTSIMTPLSIAIILGPPLLWYRFKLYRTAAVSLLITLIFMMILLIYVTGGLFAPGVYWLATIPLATAILFGTRGAITGYFIIFATLVVFILNNHMGVEPNLIPSPQVFKEELIFNLIGFLGYTSLTTHVYLRNEAAYAQTLRDKNNDVENLLRVLLHDIANTLSSMTLQLIRAKEEQTTSTTELEKMERAVQEINNLLTQVRHLKSVKDGKARLPLKPMSLAKVLSDIYESAESLAGPKGIKLSLEIGREKMLVNAEKTILGNVVLLNIISNAVKFSHPGDRIDIRAFTSGTNVVVEIQDYGVGIPEAIQKNLFDIGSQTNREGTQGEKGTGYGMPLVKEYIQMLGGTIAVLSNESATDSRLQGTLVTLKLPLAK; the protein is encoded by the coding sequence ATGAACCAGAACTTTTCGGTCGTAGACCACCGCAAGCGGCTTCTCTATATGCAGATCATGTATGCCTTTGGGGCATTCATGTCGGTGTTCTATACCTTCAGATTCGCTGGAGCCTTTAAATCCCCCGAGTACACCAGCATCATGACTCCACTGTCGATCGCGATCATTCTGGGGCCGCCCTTGCTATGGTATCGCTTTAAACTGTATCGCACAGCGGCCGTGAGCCTTTTGATAACTTTGATTTTTATGATGATCCTGCTGATCTATGTGACCGGAGGGCTTTTTGCGCCCGGCGTATATTGGCTGGCAACCATTCCCTTGGCCACGGCCATTCTGTTTGGTACCCGCGGTGCCATCACGGGTTATTTCATCATCTTTGCGACTCTGGTTGTTTTTATCCTGAACAACCACATGGGAGTGGAACCAAATCTGATCCCCTCCCCCCAGGTATTTAAGGAAGAATTAATTTTCAATCTGATTGGTTTCCTGGGCTACACCAGTTTGACCACCCACGTTTATCTGCGCAATGAGGCGGCCTACGCCCAAACCCTGCGAGATAAAAACAACGACGTCGAAAACCTGCTGCGAGTCCTTTTACATGACATCGCCAACACCCTGTCCTCCATGACCCTGCAATTGATTCGCGCCAAGGAAGAACAGACCACCAGCACCACGGAGCTGGAAAAGATGGAGCGCGCGGTTCAGGAAATCAACAACCTCCTGACTCAAGTCCGACATTTGAAGTCGGTGAAGGACGGCAAGGCACGTCTGCCCCTTAAACCGATGTCTCTGGCCAAAGTCCTTAGTGATATTTATGAAAGCGCGGAATCTTTAGCGGGCCCCAAAGGCATCAAACTGTCTTTGGAGATCGGCCGCGAAAAAATGTTGGTAAATGCCGAAAAAACCATTCTAGGAAACGTGGTGCTGTTAAACATCATCAGCAACGCGGTGAAGTTCTCTCACCCGGGCGATCGCATTGACATTCGAGCTTTCACCAGCGGCACAAATGTTGTAGTCGAGATACAGGATTATGGCGTGGGGATCCCCGAAGCCATTCAAAAGAATCTATTTGATATTGGCAGTCAGACCAACCGCGAAGGAACTCAAGGGGAAAAAGGGACTGGCTATGGAATGCCTCTGGTGAAAGAGTACATTCAGATGTTGGGCGGAACCATTGCTGTGCTTTCCAATGAGTCCGCCACCGATTCACGACTTCAGGGCACACTAGTCACCCTGAAGCTGCCTTTGGCCAAATAG
- a CDS encoding DnaJ domain-containing protein — protein sequence MSFQTSFKQILREKMGQETASQGNYSSVMDSDPLHLAYLLGQINKVESQAPRGQYPRPAVRPQRKPHAFSPVQRQSYEFLKCWVHGLSEGFTETELRKAYRQAALILHPDQGGNTEQFLNLKEHYEILRSLF from the coding sequence ATGAGTTTTCAGACGAGTTTCAAACAAATCCTAAGAGAAAAGATGGGCCAAGAGACGGCTTCTCAGGGAAATTACTCTTCTGTCATGGACTCTGATCCTCTTCACCTGGCTTACCTTTTGGGCCAAATTAACAAAGTAGAATCCCAAGCTCCCCGTGGACAATATCCTCGCCCAGCGGTTCGTCCACAACGCAAACCCCATGCATTCTCTCCTGTACAGCGCCAGTCCTATGAGTTCCTTAAATGCTGGGTGCACGGTCTTTCTGAAGGTTTCACTGAAACTGAATTAAGAAAAGCCTACCGTCAGGCCGCTTTGATTCTTCACCCCGACCAAGGTGGAAACACCGAGCAGTTCCTGAACCTTAAGGAACATTACGAAATCTTACGAAGCTTGTTCTAG
- a CDS encoding SWIB/MDM2 domain-containing protein produces the protein MAKATKKATKKAAPKKAAAKKTTAKKAAPKAKATTKKAAPKAKAAKAPKAAKPKTARKPNAAFMKALTPSAALAAVVGASPLPRTEVVKKLWAYIKKNNLQDSKNKRNINADAKLKEVFGGKTQVSMFDMTKLVSKHLK, from the coding sequence ATGGCAAAAGCTACTAAAAAAGCTACTAAGAAAGCTGCTCCTAAAAAAGCTGCAGCAAAAAAAACTACTGCTAAAAAAGCAGCTCCTAAAGCAAAAGCTACTACTAAAAAAGCAGCTCCTAAAGCTAAAGCAGCAAAAGCTCCTAAAGCAGCTAAACCAAAAACTGCTCGTAAGCCAAACGCAGCTTTCATGAAAGCTTTGACTCCATCTGCAGCTCTAGCAGCAGTAGTTGGTGCTTCACCACTTCCACGCACTGAAGTTGTTAAAAAACTTTGGGCTTACATCAAGAAGAACAATCTTCAAGATTCTAAAAACAAACGTAACATCAACGCTGACGCTAAACTTAAAGAAGTTTTCGGCGGTAAAACTCAAGTTAGCATGTTTGACATGACTAAACTTGTTTCCAAACACCTTAAGTAG
- the map gene encoding type I methionyl aminopeptidase codes for MGIKPLSLEEIKKMTVACRIAADTLTYLEKYVKIGISTQEIDELAFDFMQTRGAKSACLGYHGYPKYTCTSVNEVVCHGLPDPSVILKDGDIINVDVTAWIDGFFGDTSRMYMIGNVSDQARDLVETAQMARDKGIEAITPRGYTGDIGFETYKYVTRKGYTVVKEIGGHGVGRTFHDEPFVPAFGKKGKGERLVPFHCITVEPMVNQGVEDVVEFNIPGSSIKYYNTADGKLSAQYEHTVLVTDTGYEILTLP; via the coding sequence ATGGGAATTAAGCCTCTTTCTCTTGAAGAGATCAAAAAAATGACGGTGGCCTGCAGGATTGCGGCTGATACTCTTACTTATCTTGAAAAGTATGTGAAAATTGGGATCTCTACTCAGGAGATTGACGAGCTTGCCTTTGATTTCATGCAAACTCGTGGGGCTAAGTCGGCTTGCTTGGGCTACCATGGGTATCCTAAGTACACGTGCACTTCTGTGAACGAAGTGGTTTGTCATGGTTTGCCGGATCCTTCGGTTATTTTGAAGGATGGCGACATTATCAATGTCGATGTGACGGCTTGGATTGATGGGTTCTTTGGGGATACTTCGCGCATGTATATGATCGGGAATGTTTCTGATCAGGCTCGCGATCTGGTGGAAACCGCGCAGATGGCTCGTGACAAGGGGATTGAGGCGATCACTCCTCGCGGTTACACGGGGGATATCGGTTTTGAAACTTACAAATATGTGACTCGCAAGGGTTATACAGTTGTTAAGGAAATCGGTGGTCACGGTGTGGGTCGTACATTCCACGATGAACCTTTTGTTCCGGCATTCGGGAAAAAGGGCAAGGGCGAGCGCCTGGTGCCATTCCATTGTATCACTGTTGAACCGATGGTGAATCAAGGGGTTGAGGATGTGGTTGAGTTCAACATCCCGGGCTCTTCGATCAAGTACTACAATACGGCTGATGGAAAACTGTCGGCCCAGTATGAGCACACAGTTCTTGTGACTGACACGGGTTACGAGATTCTGACTCTGCCTTAA
- the ahcY gene encoding adenosylhomocysteinase, which translates to MATTTTNGKAMKKNNAKAAMAVTSNKTATSKNNRDFMVCKEAMENPEVFAKLAKWGREEISIAETEMPGLMALRKEFGKQKPFKGAKIAGCLHMTIQTAVLIETLVELGAEIRWSSCNIFSTQDHAAVAIAAAGIPVFAWKGLTETEFNWCIEQTITGWGKDGYNLILDDGGDLTNMMHEPRFAKELKKIIGISEETTTGVHNLEVMLKAGKLKVPAININDSVTKSKFDNLYGCRESLADGIKRATDVMIAGKICVVAGYGDVGKGSAHSLRGLGARVLVTEIDPICALQAAMEGFEVVTMEEAAPMGDIFVTATGCCDIITEKHFTKMKNNAIVCNIGHFDIEIDMAWINKNSKVREVKPQVDIHTLKNGNQIIILAKGRLVNLGCATGHPSFVMSNSFTNQVLAQMELYMNRDKYQEIAVYRLPKHLDEKVAALHLGKLGVKLTKLSQKQAKYLHMNPAGPFKPEHYRY; encoded by the coding sequence ATGGCTACTACAACTACGAACGGAAAAGCGATGAAAAAAAACAACGCGAAAGCTGCGATGGCAGTGACTTCTAATAAGACAGCTACTTCTAAAAACAACCGTGACTTCATGGTTTGCAAAGAGGCTATGGAAAACCCAGAGGTTTTCGCTAAGCTTGCTAAATGGGGTCGTGAAGAGATCTCTATTGCTGAAACTGAAATGCCAGGTTTGATGGCGCTTCGTAAAGAGTTCGGCAAACAAAAACCATTCAAAGGTGCAAAAATCGCAGGTTGCTTGCACATGACTATCCAAACTGCAGTGTTGATTGAAACACTTGTAGAGCTTGGCGCTGAAATCCGTTGGTCTTCTTGCAACATCTTCTCTACTCAAGATCACGCGGCTGTTGCTATCGCTGCTGCGGGTATCCCGGTATTTGCTTGGAAAGGTCTGACTGAGACTGAGTTCAACTGGTGTATCGAACAAACTATCACTGGCTGGGGTAAAGATGGTTACAACTTGATCCTGGACGACGGTGGTGATTTGACGAACATGATGCATGAGCCACGCTTCGCTAAAGAATTGAAGAAAATCATCGGTATCTCTGAAGAGACAACGACAGGTGTTCACAATCTTGAAGTGATGTTGAAAGCTGGCAAATTGAAAGTTCCAGCAATCAATATCAATGACTCTGTAACTAAATCCAAATTCGACAACTTGTACGGTTGCCGCGAATCACTTGCTGACGGTATCAAACGTGCTACGGACGTTATGATCGCTGGTAAAATCTGCGTTGTTGCAGGTTACGGTGACGTAGGTAAAGGTTCTGCGCACTCTCTACGTGGTTTGGGCGCTCGCGTGCTTGTAACTGAAATCGATCCTATCTGCGCATTGCAAGCAGCTATGGAAGGTTTCGAAGTTGTGACTATGGAAGAAGCGGCTCCAATGGGCGATATCTTCGTAACTGCAACTGGTTGCTGCGATATCATCACTGAAAAGCACTTCACTAAAATGAAAAACAACGCGATCGTTTGTAACATTGGTCACTTCGATATCGAAATCGATATGGCATGGATCAACAAGAACTCAAAAGTTCGCGAAGTTAAACCACAAGTGGACATCCACACTTTGAAAAACGGCAACCAAATCATCATCCTTGCAAAAGGTCGTTTGGTGAACTTGGGCTGTGCAACAGGTCACCCAAGCTTCGTAATGTCGAATTCATTCACGAACCAAGTTTTGGCTCAAATGGAACTTTACATGAACCGCGACAAATACCAAGAGATCGCAGTTTACCGTTTGCCGAAGCACTTGGACGAAAAAGTGGCGGCTCTTCACCTTGGCAAACTAGGTGTGAAGTTGACAAAACTTTCTCAAAAACAAGCGAAGTACTTGCACATGAACCCAGCAGGTCCTTTCAAACCAGAACACTACCGTTACTAG
- a CDS encoding substrate-binding periplasmic protein produces the protein MATAAGETSQKVINLGVPFKYNRNQALVEYHNLVISSFNDIGYKVETTLRTAQSSREILLSGRVDAVAYDDLSDTREVEKVVITSFPVAKTYASVFHLRSESLDIKNLKKYKGTISLNNSRILQMAKQRKLKFIQATNPFHCIQMLLEKKVKYCISIREVGLSVVNANPETKKKIAMLPEPFMETPVYVAMRKEFAKEMPKLEAALKKRLSGDLSAYPTIREVLNKNP, from the coding sequence ATGGCAACCGCAGCCGGAGAGACCTCCCAAAAAGTAATTAATTTGGGCGTCCCATTTAAATATAATCGCAATCAGGCACTGGTTGAATATCACAATCTGGTCATTAGCTCATTCAATGATATAGGTTACAAAGTGGAAACAACCCTAAGAACGGCGCAAAGCTCTCGCGAAATCCTGTTGTCAGGACGAGTGGATGCTGTGGCTTATGATGATTTGAGTGATACACGCGAAGTCGAAAAGGTTGTTATTACCTCATTCCCCGTGGCAAAGACCTATGCCTCGGTTTTTCATTTGCGGTCCGAATCCCTGGATATTAAAAACCTTAAAAAATACAAAGGGACCATATCACTGAACAATTCGCGAATTCTGCAGATGGCGAAGCAGCGCAAGCTGAAATTTATCCAGGCGACCAATCCGTTTCATTGCATTCAGATGTTGCTTGAGAAGAAAGTGAAATACTGCATTTCTATCCGCGAAGTGGGCCTATCGGTGGTGAACGCCAATCCCGAAACCAAGAAAAAGATCGCCATGCTTCCGGAACCGTTTATGGAAACACCCGTGTACGTTGCCATGAGAAAAGAATTTGCGAAAGAGATGCCGAAACTGGAAGCGGCATTGAAAAAACGCCTGAGCGGTGATCTAAGCGCCTACCCCACGATTCGTGAAGTTCTGAATAAGAATCCATAA
- a CDS encoding Hpt domain-containing protein: MEDEFKVSADVQVRYLLRRIGELSDIETSDAVNFELAKKMGHQIKGNADTFEFPNLTEMARALEAKADQSDEAGVRDVVRNLLNSMRVHLKELAP, encoded by the coding sequence ATGGAAGATGAATTTAAAGTTTCTGCCGATGTCCAAGTTAGATATTTGCTCCGCCGTATTGGTGAGTTGTCTGATATTGAAACCAGCGATGCGGTGAATTTTGAACTTGCTAAAAAGATGGGCCACCAGATCAAGGGGAATGCGGATACTTTTGAATTTCCAAACCTCACGGAAATGGCGCGGGCTTTGGAGGCTAAGGCAGATCAAAGCGACGAAGCGGGAGTCCGGGATGTGGTGCGAAATCTTTTGAATTCGATGCGTGTTCACTTGAAGGAGCTTGCTCCCTAA
- a CDS encoding CsbD family protein, which yields MNKDVLQGKWNEIKGELRKTWGNITDDEFEKTKGDAQAIAGIVQQRYGLAKEDASKKVSSLMDKYAESTKDSLRENRDQAERKRSH from the coding sequence ATGAATAAAGACGTACTTCAAGGAAAATGGAACGAGATCAAAGGCGAACTTCGCAAAACCTGGGGCAACATCACTGATGATGAGTTTGAAAAAACCAAAGGTGATGCCCAAGCTATCGCAGGTATCGTGCAACAGCGTTATGGACTTGCCAAAGAGGATGCTTCCAAAAAAGTGTCTTCATTGATGGATAAATACGCTGAATCGACAAAAGACAGCTTGCGCGAAAACCGCGATCAAGCAGAACGTAAAAGAAGTCATTAA
- a CDS encoding sigma-54-dependent transcriptional regulator has product MNSPKHILLIEDDLDLAELAIAYFRQKDIQVHHCADPLEALQNVKTRKLVPDAIITDLNLPQMSGLDFIRQMRIEGLMVPIILITVSNDVDTAVTAIEAGAYDFVVKPLHFPQLLISAQRAFKYNHLNRENKNLRDAIDQSKGLSPHGIIGKSESIRLIMELAKRVAKSTATVSITGESGTGKEVFAKAIHNWSGRSDKPFVAINCSAIPENLLESELFGHAKGSFTGAHDKKIGLFEEAHGGTLFLDEIGDLNLSLQAKLLRVLQEKEIKRVGENQTRQIDVRIITATHKDLRTEVHEKRFREDLFFRLNVIPITISPLRERREDILPLAEFFLKKFSELNGSKVTGFTKAAKEFLLTQNWRGNVRELENTVERAVVLSSEAEIDVSSFLMFDEPSLLAGDGDLDLENQNAFVFRYGNQVAPLNEVEKQYIQYVFEKCDRVKDLTARTLGIDRKTLYRKLQDEGLSLQH; this is encoded by the coding sequence ATGAATTCTCCAAAACACATACTTTTGATTGAAGACGACTTGGATTTGGCAGAGCTTGCCATCGCCTATTTCAGACAAAAAGACATTCAAGTCCATCACTGCGCAGACCCGTTAGAGGCTTTGCAGAATGTGAAAACGCGAAAACTTGTTCCCGATGCAATTATCACGGACTTGAATCTTCCGCAGATGTCGGGATTGGATTTTATCCGCCAGATGCGCATCGAGGGACTGATGGTCCCCATTATTCTGATCACAGTTTCCAATGACGTGGATACGGCGGTGACAGCGATTGAAGCCGGCGCTTATGATTTCGTTGTTAAGCCCCTTCACTTTCCGCAGTTGCTGATTTCGGCGCAACGGGCATTTAAGTATAACCATTTGAATCGCGAAAACAAAAACCTGCGCGATGCCATTGATCAAAGTAAAGGTTTAAGTCCTCACGGTATCATCGGTAAAAGTGAAAGCATTCGCCTGATCATGGAACTTGCCAAGCGCGTGGCGAAAAGTACGGCGACCGTTTCGATCACAGGGGAGTCGGGAACCGGTAAAGAGGTTTTTGCCAAAGCCATTCATAATTGGTCAGGGCGAAGTGATAAGCCCTTTGTGGCGATCAATTGCTCCGCGATTCCTGAGAACCTGCTTGAGTCCGAACTTTTTGGTCATGCCAAAGGATCCTTTACTGGCGCCCATGACAAGAAGATTGGCTTGTTCGAGGAAGCCCATGGTGGCACCTTGTTTTTGGATGAAATCGGTGACTTAAACCTCTCACTTCAAGCAAAACTTTTACGTGTGTTGCAGGAAAAAGAGATCAAGCGTGTGGGTGAAAATCAGACGCGGCAAATTGATGTCCGTATTATCACCGCGACTCATAAGGATCTGCGCACCGAGGTTCATGAAAAACGTTTCCGTGAGGATTTGTTTTTCCGCCTGAATGTTATCCCGATCACGATTTCGCCATTAAGGGAACGTCGTGAGGATATTTTGCCTTTGGCAGAGTTCTTCCTGAAAAAATTCTCGGAACTGAACGGCTCCAAGGTCACTGGATTTACCAAGGCCGCCAAGGAGTTCCTGTTAACCCAAAATTGGCGCGGGAATGTTCGTGAACTGGAAAACACCGTCGAGCGAGCGGTCGTTTTAAGTTCGGAAGCTGAAATTGATGTTTCGTCCTTCCTGATGTTTGACGAGCCGTCGTTGTTGGCAGGGGACGGGGATTTGGATTTGGAAAATCAAAATGCGTTTGTTTTCCGATACGGGAATCAGGTGGCCCCACTGAACGAGGTGGAAAAGCAGTACATTCAATATGTTTTTGAAAAATGTGACCGGGTCAAAGATCTGACAGCCAGGACTTTGGGAATTGATCGCAAAACCCTGTACCGCAAGTTGCAGGATGAGGGTCTGTCCCTACAACACTAA
- a CDS encoding GNAT family N-acetyltransferase, whose translation MSKFTVTKYAPEHHTAFVELNTEWIQKHFVVEKMDLIQLNQAQESILNIGGEIFFILDQGKAIATCAMVPHGEKSYELAKMAVSPHYRGQGLGDLLIETAIAWARKKKAEEITLLSNTVLTPAITLYKKHGFVTTHLGPHPDYDRSNIEMKLVL comes from the coding sequence ATGTCGAAGTTTACCGTCACTAAATATGCTCCGGAACACCACACAGCCTTTGTTGAACTGAACACCGAATGGATTCAGAAGCATTTTGTCGTCGAAAAAATGGACCTGATTCAGTTAAATCAAGCGCAGGAAAGTATCTTGAATATCGGTGGCGAGATTTTTTTCATTTTGGATCAGGGCAAAGCGATCGCCACCTGTGCGATGGTTCCGCATGGGGAAAAGTCCTATGAGCTGGCGAAAATGGCGGTGTCACCGCATTACCGGGGACAGGGATTGGGCGACCTCCTGATTGAAACGGCCATCGCGTGGGCCAGAAAAAAGAAAGCCGAAGAAATCACCCTGCTTTCAAACACGGTGCTGACTCCGGCAATTACGCTTTACAAAAAACACGGCTTCGTGACCACGCATTTGGGTCCTCACCCCGACTATGACCGTAGTAATATCGAGATGAAATTAGTGTTGTAG
- a CDS encoding winged helix-turn-helix transcriptional regulator — protein sequence MNVKKKKFNCPAELTASLIQGKWKAIILYNLRKTPKRFGELRRLTPGITQATLTRQLKELENSGIVRRSELGRDKLSGVEYELTVAGQEMKPVLYAMIRWGLAYQKDYVAGPFVMVGR from the coding sequence ATGAATGTAAAAAAGAAGAAATTCAATTGTCCCGCCGAACTGACGGCCTCACTCATCCAGGGAAAGTGGAAGGCGATCATTCTGTATAATTTGCGCAAGACTCCGAAAAGATTTGGCGAGCTTCGCAGACTAACTCCGGGAATCACTCAAGCGACCTTAACCCGGCAACTCAAGGAATTGGAAAACTCCGGCATTGTCAGGCGCTCAGAACTGGGGCGGGATAAATTGTCTGGGGTCGAGTACGAACTAACAGTGGCGGGGCAAGAGATGAAGCCCGTGTTGTATGCGATGATCCGTTGGGGCCTGGCATATCAAAAAGACTATGTCGCCGGCCCCTTTGTGATGGTGGGACGTTAA